The following coding sequences are from one Ctenopharyngodon idella isolate HZGC_01 chromosome 17, HZGC01, whole genome shotgun sequence window:
- the LOC127499199 gene encoding uronyl 2-sulfotransferase codes for MTTFRNPPSHKHLAGYMRVRNRRENWLAVVLLRISRRDLSFCLTALLIFCLGSVLYQLNGGAPKILLDVGYYLGRFSGGHGSLAPRALPFPSQVVYNRVGKCGSRTIVLLLRILADRHQFALISSDIHNKTRLTKREQENLIRNISTTPQPFLYTRHVHFLNFSRFRTNEPVHINIIRDPINRFLSNYFFRRFGDWRGEENHVVRTPGMKDDERYLDINTCILESYPECSNPRLFYIIPYFCGQHPQCREPGLWALEMAKQNVLDHYLLVGVLEELEDVLLLLERLLPHFFSDVLNIYKSPEYRKSGNMTGTVHKQTPNLEALQVLYQRMEYEYKFYNFVKAQFHLTKRKIGLRTGPQPSRYYSSVLQRKDLQEELEEEEPEDSLDWTEQT; via the exons ATGACGACTTTTCGAAATCCTCCCTCTCATAAACACTTGGCCGGTTATATGCGCGTGAGGAACCGGAGGGAAAACTGGCTCGCGGTGGTTCTGCTCCGAATATCGCGCCGGGATTTGAGCTTCTGTCTGACCGCTCTCCTCATATTCTGTCTGGGGTCTGTGCTATATCAGTTAAACGGAGGAGCACCGAAAATCCTGCTAGATGTGGGTTATTATCTCG gGAGATTTTCTGGTGGCCATGGATCTTTAGCACCCAGA GCTTTACCTTTCCCAAGTCAGGTTGTGTATAACAGGGTTGGTAAGTGTGGAAGTCGCACTATAGTTTTGTTGTTGCGCATCTTGGCGGACAGACATCAGTTCGCCCTCATCTCCTCTGATATTCACAACAAGACCAGACTCACCAAACGTGAACAG GAAAATCTAATTAGAAACATCAGCACAACTCCTCAGCCGTTTCTTTATACCCGACATGTGCATTTTCTCAATTTTAGCAG GTTCAGAACGAATGAGCCAGTACACATTAACATCATCAGAGATCCGATCAACCGATTCTTATCCAATTATTTCTTCCGGCGGTTCGGCGACTGGAGAGGGGAAGAGAATCACGTCGTCCGAACTCCTGGAATGAAAGACGACGAAAGATACTTA GACATCAACACATGCATCTTGGAAAGCTACCCAGAATGCTCCAATCCCCGGCTCTTCTACATTATCCCATATTTCTGTGGGCAGCATCCTCAGTGCAG AGAGCCGGGTTTGTGGGCACTGGAAATGGCCAAGCAGAATGTTCTGGATCATTACCTGCTGGTAGGGGTGTTGGAGGAACTTGAGGATGTGTTGCTTCTGCTGGAGAGACTCCTTCCACACTTCTTCTCTGACGTCTTGAACATCTACAAAAGTCCAG AATACAGGAAGTCGGGGAACATGACGGGCACCGTGCACAAACAGACTCCTAATCTAGAGGCCCTGCAGGTGCTTTATCAGCGCATGGAGTATGAGTACAAATTCTACAACTTTGTCAAAGCTCAATTCCACCTCACCAAGAGGAAGATCGGTCTGAGGACAGGCCCACAACCCTCCAGATATTACTCTAGTGTGCTTCAGAGGAAGGACCTACAGGAGGAGCTGGAGGAAGAGGAACCAGAAGACTCACTCGACTGGACCGAACAGACCTGA